DNA from Syntrophorhabdus sp.:
CTCGTCGAACCATCCCTTGTGGCAGGCGCAGTAGAACTTCCTCTCGTCCGGCTTGTAGGTGATGTTGCATTCCATGTGGGTGCAGACGCCCTTGAGGGCTTGAACGGCCCCGCTCTCCTTCTTGAAGTAAAGACCCAGCTTGCCTCCCCAGGCGAAGGGTTTCACGGAGTTGAGGGGGATGCCCTCAAAGTCGGCCTTCTTGAGGATGACGAAGTCGGGTTCCTTCCCGAGCGTGGGAAAGGCGAACTTCAGGAGTGCCCAGAGGCTGCCTGAGGCGACGGCGGCTATCCATCCCCCGAAGAGGGTGTTGAGGAATGTCCTTCGCGTCACGAGTGAATGGTCGAGCTTCATTTCTTTAT
Protein-coding regions in this window:
- a CDS encoding ubiquinol-cytochrome c reductase iron-sulfur subunit codes for the protein MKLDHSLVTRRTFLNTLFGGWIAAVASGSLWALLKFAFPTLGKEPDFVILKKADFEGIPLNSVKPFAWGGKLGLYFKKESGAVQALKGVCTHMECNITYKPDERKFYCACHKGWFDENGRNIGGPPPKPLEIFDITVEGDKLIIAKKGVKVELPKA